The proteins below come from a single Chrysoperla carnea chromosome 1, inChrCarn1.1, whole genome shotgun sequence genomic window:
- the LOC123302591 gene encoding cilia- and flagella-associated protein 45-like, with translation MKSSVPKIQTRRKPIVPGVYTLHRPTECDQNLSGKNIHREPDKVTEGKTVVKIVTNDSIREVIVPDRKPVDLPEILPASEMNRLIEASHVLTTKDRMAMLDAATEQRAKLSRECEMRKEMLRTNISHAKKTGKHLNEIELAEHKRTTHLLKRAVELQRENELEVQLANSLILATKCQAIRDAQIAEKELIKQEIINEEKRLQEIQEQQIAEQHEAEMKQREQERLKQTQYVQGVLQQIKEHEVQQLFEMERKEEEARMQNRILLQMQREADEKHKKKLEEARRTHEETNQINKKVNEYHLIKKEEERIEDLRIREFLRKKAEREAAVAEEQRLIRETKNKARDRLYEIQERALNLQETGDEMRALRIQEEVERKWRANEKEAARKRVENAEKLKADRNNQIMDLKRMQALDMERDKIEHFKNINVNKQWQARELQAKQKRDEANQNYRKDLLRQINQKEKERIEEKRHNFEDGMAQKIEQEKKEQQLKNYIKDKVNTLREVNFVPENLVKDIERQLKI, from the exons atgaaaagttctGTTCCAAAAATTCAAACAAGACGAAAACCAATTGTTCCTGgcgtttatacgttacatag GCCAACAGAATGCGACCAAAATTTAAGtggaaaaaatatacatagagAACCGGATAAAGTAACCGAAGGAAAAACTGTTGTGAAAATTGTTACAAATGATTCAATACGTGAAGTTATTGTACCAGATCGTAAACCAGTTGATTTACCGGAAATATTACCAGCAAGCGAAATGAATCGATTAATAGAAGCGAGTCAT gtaTTAACAACAAAAGATCGAATGGCAATGTTAGACGCAGCTACAGAACAACGTGCAAAATTGTCAAGAGAGTGTGAAATGCGAAAAGAAATGTTACGAACAAATATCAGCCATGCTAAGAAAACTGGTAAACAtctaaatgaaattgaattagCAGAACATAAACGAACAACGCATCTATTAAAACGAGCTGTCGAATTACAGCGTGAAAATGAGTTGGAAGTACAACTGGCAAATAGTTTGATTTTAGCAACAAAATGCCAAGCTATACGAGATGCTCAA ATTGCTGAAAAGGAGTtaataaaacaagaaattataaatgaagAAAAACGTTTACAAGAAATCCAAGAACAGCAAATTGCTGAACAACATGAAGCCGAAATGAAACAACGTGAGCAAGAAAGATTAAAACAAACGCAATATGTACAAGGTGTTCTACAACAAATTAAAGAGCATGAAGTAcaacaattatttgaaatggAACGAAAGGAAGAGGAAGCACGCATGCAAAATCGTATATTATTACAAATGCAACGTGAAGCCgatgaaaaacacaaaaagaaaTTAGAAGAAGCACGGCGTACACATGAAGAGACGaatcaaatcaataaaaaagtaaacgaatatcatttgattaaaaaagaagAAGAGAGAATTGAAGATTTACGCATTCGAgaatttttacgtaaaaaagCTGAACGAGAGGCAGCTGTTGCGGAAGAGCAACGATTAATACGGGAAACCAAAAACAAAGCTCGTGATCGGTTGTATGAAATACAAGAACGTGCATTAAATCTACAAGAAACTGGCGATGAAATGCGTGCACTTCGTATACAAGAAGAAGTAGAACGTAAATGGAGAGCAAATGAAAAAGAAGCAGCTAGGAAACGAGTTGAAAATGCTGAAAAATTAAAAGCCGATcgtaataatcaaataatggATTTGAAAAGGATGCAAGCATTGGACATGGAACGTgataaaattgaacattttaaaaacataaatgtaaataagcAATGGCAAGCAAGAGAATTGCAAGCAAAACAAAAACGTGATGAAGCGAATCAAAACTATCGAAAAGATTTATTACGacaaatcaatcaaaaagaAAAGGAGCGTATTGAAGAAAAGAGACATAACTTTGAAGATGGTATGGCTCAAAAGATTGAACAAGAAAAGAAAGAACAAcagcttaaaaattatattaaagataaaGTTAATACATTGAG GGAAGTCAATTTTGTTCCTGAAAATCTAGTTAAGGATATCGAACgtcaattgaaaatataa
- the LOC123302670 gene encoding protein DEK: MSSDTDNKKSTPKDGENEKSEILDKSDSNSKDADAKNSVKEDEKEKAKIHTAIVDESDPLKDDVDDDKDDDGKDPLSNSEDENNDASVEDPGSGDEKFDTSEEKNSLESDEENNSKSPNPGEGNGTPLNEISKIDAAISRFKVDDLKPLYKILFNNVGKATVIKRDIRKFCGFDFAKDSNAYKKKLAAVEKIEAKQLKTVCDVLDLEKKGSNKEIAARICEFLVEPLESEKSEKEEKTEKTEKSEKNSASGTGRPRRSAAVKAKNRGYSSHEDYSEEELTTSRRPQRARKGKRVNLKDESSSNESDDDKGSVYSANEDDESEEELPRPRGGRGGGGGGGRKTKAPPAKSRRPPPSKKHSDSEDDVDESEEEEDEEDSDFSDEPKSKKAKPNNKSPANNKSKVTPKKPAPKPAAAKNSVKTPAKKAAPEPANDSANARGGRGRRAAATAAVAKVREASSDEEENEKEKASSSEDEPLVKKSKSQPPTDDEIKLYVKEILDGANLEEITMKTVCKQVYAHYPDFDLAHKKDFIKTTVKSLIST, translated from the exons ATGTCTAGTGATACAGACAACAAAAAAAGTACGCCAAAAgat ggtgaaaatgaaaaatcagaaattttagaTAAGTCTGATTCTAATTCAAAGGATGCTGATGCTAAGAATAGTGTGAAAGAGGATGAGAAGGAGAAAGCTAAAATTCATACCGCAATCGTCGATGAAAGTGATCCGTTAAAAGACGATGTAGATGATGATAAAGATGATGATGGTAAAGatcctttatcaaattcagAGGATGAAAATAATGACGCTAGCGTCGAGGATCCGGGTTCGGGAGACGAAAAATTTGACACTAGCGAAGAGAAAAACAGTCTAGAATCTGatgaagaaaataattcaaaa TCGCCCAATCCTGGAGAAGGGAACGGAACAccattaaatgaaatatcaaaaattgatgcAGCAATTTCTCGTTTTAAAGTGGATGACTTGaaacctttatataaaattttattcaacaacGTTGGAAAAGCAACAGTCATTAAACGTGATATTAGAAAATTCTGTGGGTTTGATTTTGCAAAAGATTCAAATGCATATAAAAAGAAACTTGCGgctgttgaaaaaattgag gcgAAACAGTTAAAAACTGTTTGTGACGTTTTGGATTTGGAGAAAAAAGGCAGTAATAAAGAAATTGCAGCCCGTATTTGTGAATTTTTGGTTGAACCTCTTGAATCAGAAAAATCTGAAAAGGaggaaaaaactgaaaagacaGAGAAATCCGAAAAAAATTCTGCATCGGGTACTGGAAGACCGCGAAGATCTGCAGCAGTTAAAGCTAAGAATCGAG gATATTCATCACATGAAGATTATTCGGAAGAAGAATTAACAACAAGCAGAAGGCCACAGCGTGCACGAAAAGGAAAACGTGTCAACTTAAAAGACGAAAGTTCGAGCAATGAGTCAGACGATGACAAGGGATCAGTTTATAGTGCAAAT gAAGATGATGAATCCGAAGAAGAATTGCCGCGACCACGAGGTGGCCGAGgaggtggtggtggtggtggacGAAAAACCAAAGCACCACCTGCTAAATCACGAAGACCACCACCATCCAAAAAACATTCAGATTCTGAAGATGATGTTGATGAAAGTGAGGAAGAAGAAGATGAAGAAGACAGTGATTTTTCAGACGAACCTAAATCAAAGAAGGCGAAGCCAAATAATAAATCGCCAGCAAATAATAAGAGTAAAGTAACACCAAAAAAACCTGCACCAAAACCAGCAGCAGctaaaaattctgtaaaaacaCCTGCAAAGAAAGCAGCACCTGAACCAGCAAACGATTCTGCAAATGCGCGTGGTGGTCGTGGCCGCCGAGCTGCAGCTACTGCAGCTGTAGCAAAAGTGCGAGAAGCATCTTCCgatgaagaagaaaatgaaaaagaaaaagccAGCAGCAGTGAAGATGAACCACTTGTTAAGAAATCAAAATCACAACCACCCACC gATGACGAAATCAAATTATACGTGAAAGAGATTTTAGATGGTGCTAATTTGGAAGAAATCACAATGAAAACCGTCTGCAAACAAGTTTATGCGCATTATCCAGATTTTGATTTGGCTcacaaaaaagattttataaaaacaacagTTAAATCG ttaATTTCTACGTga